In Cryptomeria japonica chromosome 10, Sugi_1.0, whole genome shotgun sequence, a genomic segment contains:
- the LOC131859111 gene encoding BTB/POZ domain-containing protein At1g63850-like: MDLNGCAMANQGRQFGVTNSADVKLQICGPNGEEYEGNPLHLHSQTLQKSEFFKTLLSDRWSLDIRPLEIEVTTSQSFENYLKCIEMMCSSSPARFSDVDECLAILSVASELLVDKLMQQCMEYLEAVPWNSEQESKIRNLLSSLNLSILPDLNARLNKQSSSYIDFIGENVKSMIYFLSNEDRPDEKQPNIREAVGKFIVDNLQGDASSGVADLCRHIILDEFRANIAIAVSSNMENNPTDEEHISFVLLWPFTLIERCDGMTMEGAVKILCEEVKLADIKMQERQYSAAIRHRKIMLPILLWCLEVLGKGKIIVERKLRVSFLTAWLPVMAQLIHSGRRLPGRIKIKEEDVLKTQLCRGVSNVIETLPLADWKGIYKIWTDCCDRNYIDLSIPFARGCKLLHELHE; this comes from the coding sequence ATGGATTTGAATGGTTGTGCAATGGCGAACCAGGGGCGTCAATTTGGGGTCACAAACTCTGCTGATGTAAAATTACAAATATGTGGCCCAAACGGAGAAGAGTATGAGGGAAATCCCCTTCATCTTCATTCTCAAACTCTTCAAAAGTCGGAGTTCTTTAAGACTTTGTTATCAGATCGCTGGTCTTTGGATATCCGACCCTTGGAAATTGAGGTAACTACTTCTCAATCCTTTGAAAACTATTTAAAATGCATTGAGATGATGTGTTCTTCTTCTCCTGCTCGTTTCTCTGATGTGGATGAATGCCTAGCAATTTTATCAGTTGCTTCGGAATTGTTGGTGGATAAGCTTATGCAGCAATGCATGGAATATCTGGAGGCTGTTCCTTGGAATTCGGAGCAAGAGTCTAAAATTAGAAATCTTCTGTCTTCTCTAAATTTGAGCATATTGCCCGATTTGAATGCAAGGCTTAATAAACAGAGTAGTAGCTATATAGATTTTATCGGAGAGAATGTCAAATCAATGATCTATTTTCTTTCCAATGAAGACCGCCCCGATGAGAAACAACCAAATATTCGAGAAGCAGTGGGCAAATTTATAGTAGACAATTTGCAGGGAGATGCATCTTCAGGCGTTGCAGATCTATGCAGGCATATAATTTTAGATGAGTTTAGAGCTAACATTGCGATCGCTGTGTCTTCTAATATGGAAAACAATCCAACAGATGAGGAGCATATTAGTTTTGTCCTGCTGTGGCCCTTTACTCTAATTGAACGCTGTGATGGGATGACAATGGAAGGCGCTGTGAAGATATTATGTGAAGAAGTGAAACTGGCCGACATAAAAATGCAAGAGCGCCAGTATTCTGCTGCAATCAGACACAGGAAAATTATGCTGcctattctgttgtggtgtctggagGTTCTGGGAAAGGGGAAGATAATTGTTGAACGAAAACTTCGTGTTAGTTTTCTTACAGCATGGTTACCAGTAATGGCACAATTAATTCACTCTGGTAGACGTCTGCCTGGACGCATCAAAATCAAGGAGGAGGATGTGTTAAAGACCCAGCTTTGCAGGGGAGTGAGTAATGTGATTGAAACCCTCCCTTTGGCTGATTGGAAAGGGATTTACAAAATTTGGACAGATTGCTGCGACAGAAATTATATTGACTTGAGCATACCGTTTGCTCGGGGGTGCAAGCTACTGCATGAACTACATGAATAG